Within the Glycine soja cultivar W05 chromosome 3, ASM419377v2, whole genome shotgun sequence genome, the region GCATTATTATTGCAaaagcaaaatttattttgtatgaaCTTGATTTTGGTTAATAGTGTATTTGTTGGGCAATGATTTTAATAATTCTGGCCATAAAAATTTCCAGCAGGGGATTAGTCAGATATGAGCTTTGGTATAAAGATTTCTTGATTGTTTGGATGTGGGATTTTCATATTGAAGCTGCATAGGACTTGTTAATGCAGTGAACATTTTTCATTGAACTGTGTGTGGAAGCACCGGGTGTTTATCTATTGAGTGATCTTATTGAATCTGCTGTGCTGTCGATGAAAAGGTGATGagcataacaattaattttgatgctACGGGGAAATTCGTTGTGGATGATTGCTTTACCAGTCAAGGTGCAATAAGGATGGATGGAAATTTAAGATGTGCTTAGTGTGAGAAGGATGAAAATGTAAGATGGGGAaagattaaaacttaaaagaaatagTTGATGGAGAAACAACAAAGGTCAACAAAATATTACAGCATGCATCACAATTAAATACACTGtcaattttgattctttttccattacattgcTTTTGTTTCCCTGCAAACCAGACACACTTTCTAATGTTATAACTTGTAAGACCTGTTTGGGCAGGGAAGTTTAATCTGTTCGGTTGGGTAGTATAGCCTTATAACTACATAGATGGGGATGACAACATTTTGTTAATGTAGGAGGAAGACTCTTCTTCATCGACATGTTTGCCCGTGTTAAGTGTAAACTGAATTTGTTGTGATTGCTTTTGTGTGGACTACTGCAGGCAAGGATTTTCCATTTCAATTCAGAAGTTCTAACATGCCCCTCGATGGAATCAACCCTATTCAGAGCAATTAAGTGGACTAAGAAGTTTGACGGCCTTGTATTTTTTGATTTAAATCTGCCATTACCTCTGTGGAGATCACATGATGAAACaagagaaattattaaaaaagcaTGGAATGAAGCAGACATAATTGAAGTTTCACGAAGTGAACTAGAATTCCTTCTAGATGAAGAATATTATGAGAGGAAGAGAAATTATAGGCCACAGTACTTTGCTGAAAATTATGAACAAACCAAGAATCGACAAGAGTATTACCATTACACTGCTGAAGAAGTCTCGCCTTTGTGGCATGATCGACTTAAATTCCTGTTTGTGACTGATGGAACACTTAGAATTCACTACTATACCCCTTCTTTCGATGGGTCTGTGATGGGAACTGAAGATGTGCTCATAACACCATATACTTGTGATAGAACAGGCTCGGGTGATGCTGTTGTGGCTGCCATTTTAAGAAAACTAACCACTTGCCCTGAAATGTTTGAAAATCAAGATGTTTTGGAGAGACAGCTACGCTTTGCTGTTGCAGCAGGAATTATATCTCAATGGACTATTGGTGCAGTTAGAGGTTTCCCTACTGAAAGTGCTACTCAGAATCTCAAAGAACAAGTTTATGTGCCTTCATTGTGGTGATTAAAATTGTATCTGTAACTTCAATAGAGCTTAGCAGAGCCTTGAGGCATTAGTTGGTAGTTAttgtttgattatttatttggaaCTTCTCTGCAAGTGTTTGATATAAAATGGGGGCAGATGAACACAATCAGATTGCAAAAATTGTTTGGTTGTTTCGTTTGGCTCCAACTCATGCATGTATGAACAGGAGGCGGAtgtcaattgaaaattttgtagGTAAAATTCAGATGTACACTATTCTTGTAATGGGGTTGCAGTTTGTATTTGTAATACTCTTCCCTTCCTCATTGTTCACCTTCTGCTTTAGTTTTATGTACCTTCATTCTATACATGCAAAATTCGACAATTAACTATCTGTTTATTTTGAAGTTGAGTGAAATCGATTTTGAACAAAATTAGGATTTTTAAATAACTGTAGTCATAGATTTTACATGATGACTTATAAGGTGTGAGAAATTGATTCCTAAAATGATACAAGTAGCCCCTAAATGGTACTCTAGAGAATTTGTCCAATTATGTGCTTGGCACTTGGCAGTGCTTTAGTAATTGTTCTGTGACAATGCAAACATATGCAACCTGGGCTGGAACTAAACAGAAACGGAACTGGAGGAATTAAATGTggtggtatttttttttcccttacAATGGAGGCAATAGAAATAGAACTTAAGATCCCATGCAAAGTACCACTAGTCCAATTTATCTTCATGCACTTTTTTCTTGGCATTGGTACATGCATGAGTTTTCTAAATATTTGTTTAGCCAAACAAGCACGCACGTTCTTGTGTTATATTTTTGGTACGTGAGTTTTCTAAATATTTGTTAGACACTTGCTTCCTGCACTCTCATAATTGCTTCTTATACCTAATTtggaatgtaaaattacattcaatTAACTTTTTGGAAGGTTAAAAACTGTCATGTTCTTATTATTTTGTTGGGCCTTTTCTAGTCCACATGATTTCTGTTGCTCATTTCTCTTGGAGTAATGGTCTAAATAGATAACACACAGCAACAAAATAAGCTAAATAT harbors:
- the LOC114406264 gene encoding fructokinase-like 1, chloroplastic — translated: MASLHHLLLLPFPHSSTPHKPPSFQRSKTLLRASTVESPTPKRRGRKKKPETQTPSNDTPPPQNADNKTEEDELHDYDDGVDFPYSDPPLICCFGLARKEFVPAVRVQDYPMHPDIYSEWKMLQWKPPEFARAPGGPPSNVAVAHARLGGRAAFLGKVGDDEFGEEMVLMMNEERVQTRGVKIDSKCRTGCSYMKVKFEEEGRMKMETVREAAEDSLLANELNLAVLKEARIFHFNSEVLTCPSMESTLFRAIKWTKKFDGLVFFDLNLPLPLWRSHDETREIIKKAWNEADIIEVSRSELEFLLDEEYYERKRNYRPQYFAENYEQTKNRQEYYHYTAEEVSPLWHDRLKFLFVTDGTLRIHYYTPSFDGSVMGTEDVLITPYTCDRTGSGDAVVAAILRKLTTCPEMFENQDVLERQLRFAVAAGIISQWTIGAVRGFPTESATQNLKEQVYVPSLW